A genome region from Wielerella bovis includes the following:
- a CDS encoding carboxymuconolactone decarboxylase family protein has product MARLPVHTVETAPEAAKPRVQAALNANGFLPNLIGVLANSPEALAFYQEVGKLNGATSLTGGEREVVQIIAARRNACGFCVAGHTKLATLKKLLSEQAIQASRAVNPAEFDDAKLAALASFTIAVMENKGAVSDAQLQAFFDAGYTQQQSVEVVLGVALATLCNYTNNLAQSEINPELQAFA; this is encoded by the coding sequence ATGGCACGTTTACCCGTACACACTGTAGAAACCGCTCCCGAAGCCGCTAAACCACGCGTTCAGGCTGCCTTAAATGCCAACGGCTTTTTGCCTAATTTGATTGGCGTGCTGGCAAATTCGCCCGAAGCATTGGCGTTTTATCAAGAAGTGGGCAAATTAAACGGCGCGACCAGTTTAACAGGTGGCGAACGCGAAGTGGTACAAATCATCGCCGCACGCCGCAACGCTTGTGGTTTTTGCGTGGCAGGTCATACCAAATTGGCGACATTGAAAAAATTGTTGTCCGAACAAGCGATTCAGGCCTCTCGCGCGGTTAATCCAGCCGAATTTGATGATGCCAAATTGGCGGCATTGGCGAGTTTCACGATTGCCGTGATGGAAAACAAAGGCGCGGTTTCCGATGCACAGTTGCAAGCATTTTTTGATGCGGGTTACACGCAACAGCAATCGGTAGAAGTGGTTTTGGGCGTGGCGTTGGCAACTTTGTGCAACTACACCAATAACTTGGCGCAATCGGAAATCAATCCAGAATTGCAAGCGTTTGCTTAA
- the fmt gene encoding methionyl-tRNA formyltransferase: MKVIFAGTPDFAAAALQAIHAAGFEIPLVLTQPDRPKGRGMQLQASPVKQAALDLGLRVAQPEKLRGNAEALAMLRDVGADVMVVAAYGLILPQDVLDTPKHGCLNIHASLLPRWRGAAPIQRAIEAGDTETGVCIMQMDVGLDTGAVVSEHRYAIKPTDTANEVHDELMSIGAAAIVADLRELVRSGSLKSVAQPENGVTYAQKLSKEEAKINWQESADVVARKIRAFNPVPTAWTDWQGKPMKIWAANTVAQHGTAGTILAANADGIVVACGDGAVQITELQPAGAKRMTAAAFLAGRELSIGTVFE, encoded by the coding sequence ATGAAAGTGATTTTCGCAGGTACGCCCGATTTTGCCGCCGCCGCATTGCAAGCGATACACGCGGCTGGTTTTGAGATTCCATTGGTTTTAACGCAACCCGACCGCCCGAAAGGTCGCGGCATGCAATTGCAAGCTTCGCCCGTGAAACAAGCGGCGTTGGATTTGGGTTTACGCGTGGCGCAGCCTGAAAAATTGCGCGGCAATGCGGAAGCACTGGCGATGTTGCGCGATGTGGGCGCAGACGTGATGGTGGTGGCGGCGTATGGCTTGATTTTGCCGCAAGATGTGTTGGACACGCCCAAACACGGCTGTCTGAATATCCACGCTTCGCTCTTGCCGCGTTGGCGCGGTGCTGCGCCGATTCAACGCGCCATTGAAGCGGGCGACACGGAAACAGGCGTGTGCATTATGCAAATGGACGTGGGTTTGGACACGGGCGCGGTGGTCAGCGAACACCGTTACGCCATCAAACCGACCGACACCGCCAACGAAGTCCACGATGAATTGATGAGCATAGGCGCGGCGGCGATTGTGGCGGATTTGCGTGAATTGGTGCGTTCAGGCAGCCTGAAAAGTGTCGCGCAGCCCGAAAATGGCGTTACCTACGCGCAAAAATTGTCCAAAGAAGAAGCGAAAATCAATTGGCAGGAATCGGCAGATGTGGTTGCCCGCAAAATCCGCGCGTTCAATCCCGTGCCGACTGCGTGGACAGACTGGCAAGGCAAACCGATGAAAATTTGGGCAGCCAACACAGTGGCGCAACACGGCACGGCTGGCACCATTTTGGCAGCAAACGCGGACGGCATTGTGGTGGCGTGTGGCGATGGCGCGGTACAAATCACAGAATTGCAGCCTGCTGGCGCGAAACGGATGACGGCGGCGGCGTTTTTGGCGGGGCGCGAATTGAGCATTGGCACAGTATTTGAATAA
- a CDS encoding low molecular weight protein tyrosine phosphatase family protein — protein sequence MNLLFICSRNQWRSPTAEQLFYRHPTHQARSAGTSRNARHTVSATDIAWADHIFVMEEKHQARLKAEFARALQYKPLTVLDIPDDYRYMDAELIELLQTSLQDYL from the coding sequence ATGAATTTACTGTTTATTTGTTCACGCAATCAATGGCGCAGTCCTACTGCTGAACAATTGTTTTATCGCCACCCCACCCATCAAGCGCGTTCTGCTGGCACGAGCAGAAATGCGCGGCACACCGTTTCCGCCACCGATATTGCGTGGGCTGATCATATTTTTGTGATGGAAGAAAAACACCAAGCACGTTTGAAAGCAGAATTTGCCCGCGCCTTGCAATATAAACCTTTGACGGTACTGGATATTCCCGATGATTACCGTTATATGGACGCAGAATTAATAGAATTATTGCAAACCAGTTTACAAGATTACTTATAA
- a CDS encoding flavin prenyltransferase UbiX: MKTLHQIRFENFETLIKEAGSVAELARQCGYNKPAYFYQVRSQTIKPNGKPLQLGKRICANLERGMGKPFGWMDVDHSSTAGLPALTGKLKESNGTITLALTGASGALYGMRLLECLLSAGKTVYVLISAAARTVAKQELQLDLPESAKATQNVLCTRFAVKPAQLRVFANDDWFAPIASGNGSADAMVICPASMGTVAALAHGTSDSLMERAADVMIKERRPVVIVPREAPLSTIHLENLLKLSQVGCTILPPAAGFYHNPQTVDDMVDFVVAKILDQLHITHSLVPKWGQ, from the coding sequence ATGAAAACATTACATCAAATTCGCTTTGAAAATTTTGAAACACTCATCAAAGAGGCAGGTAGCGTGGCAGAATTGGCGCGTCAATGTGGTTATAATAAACCTGCGTATTTTTACCAAGTGCGTAGCCAAACCATTAAACCCAATGGCAAACCTTTGCAATTAGGAAAACGCATTTGTGCCAATTTGGAACGTGGTATGGGTAAACCTTTTGGCTGGATGGATGTGGACCATAGTTCAACTGCAGGTTTACCTGCGCTAACAGGCAAATTAAAAGAAAGCAATGGCACAATTACTTTAGCATTGACAGGTGCATCTGGCGCATTGTATGGCATGCGGTTATTGGAATGTTTATTGTCGGCAGGTAAAACCGTTTATGTATTGATTTCGGCAGCGGCGCGTACGGTTGCCAAACAAGAATTGCAACTGGATTTGCCTGAAAGTGCCAAAGCTACACAAAATGTTCTGTGCACGCGTTTTGCAGTGAAACCTGCACAACTGCGCGTATTTGCCAACGATGATTGGTTTGCTCCTATTGCATCTGGCAATGGTTCGGCAGATGCAATGGTTATTTGTCCTGCCAGCATGGGAACGGTTGCTGCGCTTGCACACGGTACTTCCGATAGTTTGATGGAACGTGCGGCAGACGTTATGATTAAAGAACGTCGTCCTGTGGTGATTGTGCCGCGTGAAGCTCCTTTGTCTACCATTCATTTGGAAAATTTGTTGAAATTGTCGCAAGTGGGTTGCACCATTTTGCCACCTGCCGCTGGTTTCTATCACAATCCACAAACAGTTGATGATATGGTGGATTTTGTGGTTGCCAAGATTTTGGACCAACTGCATATTACGCATTCACTCGTACCTAAATGGGGGCAGTAA
- a CDS encoding copper chaperone PCu(A)C — protein MKKVLFTILSAALCQTAFAKGIQVSDAYAYPTVGSMNAGGVFLSLTNTDARADKLIGASVADTLAEKVEIHTHINDNGVMRMRELKGGLTLPAGKTQELKRGSYHVMLMGLKKPLSVGDTFPVTLKYRRNKAQTVTVTVREQQYKANAAHSHEHHHDHHHGHHHEHNHHQH, from the coding sequence ATGAAAAAAGTCTTGTTCACTATATTAAGTGCTGCATTATGCCAAACCGCTTTTGCCAAAGGCATTCAAGTTAGCGATGCTTATGCTTATCCTACCGTTGGCAGCATGAATGCAGGTGGCGTGTTTTTGAGTTTGACTAATACCGATGCGCGTGCTGATAAATTAATCGGTGCAAGTGTGGCAGACACATTGGCGGAAAAAGTTGAAATCCATACACACATTAACGATAACGGTGTGATGCGTATGCGCGAATTAAAAGGTGGTTTAACATTGCCTGCTGGCAAAACGCAAGAGTTAAAACGCGGTAGCTATCATGTGATGTTGATGGGTTTGAAAAAACCATTGTCGGTGGGTGATACTTTCCCTGTAACCTTGAAATATCGTCGCAATAAAGCGCAAACCGTAACCGTAACCGTGCGTGAGCAGCAATATAAGGCCAATGCAGCGCACTCGCATGAACATCATCACGACCATCATCATGGTCATCATCACGAACACAATCATCATCAACATTGA
- the apbC gene encoding iron-sulfur cluster carrier protein ApbC, whose amino-acid sequence MNHLIQSISIPHTNRTIGSEKALISAQEAAGSLKVELSFGFPAQHLADEIRAEIAQATGKNVDLTIRTNIVAHKVQNGIATIKGVKNIIAVASGKGGVGKSTTTANLASAMAKMGARVGVLDADLYGPSQPTMLGVANRQPEQRDNHFIPVTNADGIQVMSIGFLVNPDQAVVWRGPMVSQALQQLLFQSQWDDVDYLFVDLPPGTGDIQLTLSQKIPVTGAIVVTTPQDIALIDARKAIDMFDKVNIDIMGVLENMSVHICSNCGHHEAIFGVDGGKNLAEKLNVPLLGQLPLSLPVREAMDKGAASDLLKQNPSVADIYTQAAFAVALAVADKGRDFSSKFPKIVIE is encoded by the coding sequence ATGAATCATCTTATCCAATCCATTTCCATTCCACACACCAATCGCACCATCGGCAGCGAAAAAGCATTAATTTCAGCACAAGAAGCCGCAGGCAGCCTGAAAGTTGAATTATCATTTGGTTTTCCAGCACAACATTTAGCCGATGAAATCCGTGCTGAAATTGCCCAAGCCACAGGCAAAAATGTGGATTTGACTATTCGCACCAACATTGTTGCTCATAAAGTTCAAAACGGCATTGCCACTATTAAAGGCGTGAAAAATATTATCGCCGTTGCATCGGGCAAAGGTGGCGTAGGCAAATCCACTACCACCGCCAATCTCGCCAGCGCAATGGCAAAAATGGGCGCACGCGTGGGCGTATTGGATGCAGATTTATATGGTCCCAGCCAACCAACCATGCTTGGTGTGGCAAATAGGCAGCCTGAACAACGTGATAATCATTTTATTCCTGTAACAAATGCAGATGGTATTCAAGTGATGTCCATTGGTTTTTTGGTTAATCCCGACCAAGCCGTTGTGTGGCGCGGACCGATGGTGTCGCAAGCCTTGCAACAGTTATTGTTTCAAAGCCAATGGGATGATGTAGATTATTTGTTTGTGGATTTACCCCCAGGAACGGGTGATATACAACTGACTTTGTCGCAAAAAATTCCCGTAACAGGTGCGATTGTGGTTACCACGCCGCAAGATATTGCGTTGATTGATGCACGCAAAGCCATTGATATGTTTGACAAAGTGAACATTGATATTATGGGTGTTTTAGAAAATATGTCGGTACACATTTGCAGCAACTGCGGACATCACGAAGCCATTTTTGGCGTAGATGGTGGCAAAAATCTAGCAGAAAAATTGAACGTGCCATTATTGGGACAACTGCCGTTAAGTTTGCCTGTGCGCGAAGCAATGGACAAGGGCGCTGCAAGTGATTTGTTGAAACAAAATCCAAGTGTTGCCGACATTTACACACAAGCCGCGTTTGCCGTTGCTTTGGCGGTGGCAGATAAAGGGCGCGATTTCAGCAGTAAATTTCCGAAAATTGTGATTGAATAA
- a CDS encoding phosphoribosyl-ATP diphosphatase, with translation MSEILSEIQNVLEQRKTANPEESYVAQLLHKGEDKILKKVIEEAGEVLMASKDGGGEHLIYEVADLWFHAMILLTHHGLRVEDVLQELARRQGLSGLVEKASRAE, from the coding sequence ATGTCGGAAATTTTAAGCGAAATTCAAAATGTATTGGAACAGCGCAAAACTGCGAATCCAGAAGAATCGTATGTCGCGCAATTACTACACAAGGGCGAAGATAAAATCTTGAAAAAAGTAATTGAAGAAGCGGGCGAAGTGTTGATGGCAAGCAAAGATGGCGGTGGTGAGCATTTGATTTATGAAGTGGCGGATTTGTGGTTTCACGCGATGATTTTGCTGACACATCATGGTTTGCGCGTGGAAGATGTGTTACAAGAATTGGCACGGCGACAAGGTTTGTCGGGTTTAGTGGAAAAAGCATCGCGTGCAGAATAA
- the hisI gene encoding phosphoribosyl-AMP cyclohydrolase, which produces MNTTLLDAIKWDANGLVCAIAQDWQTHRVLMVAYMNAEALQQTVETGLAHYYSRSRQKQWQKGEESGHMQKVHELRLDCDGDAVIMLIEQVGGIACHTGRESCFYRVWDGEQWVVCDAVLKDEMAIYGKTHI; this is translated from the coding sequence ATGAATACAACTTTGCTTGATGCAATTAAGTGGGACGCAAATGGTTTGGTGTGCGCCATTGCGCAAGACTGGCAAACGCACCGTGTGTTAATGGTCGCATATATGAATGCTGAAGCATTACAACAAACGGTGGAAACTGGTTTGGCGCATTATTACAGCCGTTCGCGCCAAAAACAATGGCAAAAAGGGGAAGAATCTGGACATATGCAAAAAGTCCATGAATTGCGTTTGGATTGTGATGGTGATGCGGTCATAATGTTGATTGAGCAAGTGGGTGGCATTGCGTGTCATACGGGGCGCGAAAGTTGTTTTTATCGTGTGTGGGACGGTGAACAATGGGTGGTGTGCGATGCGGTTTTGAAAGATGAAATGGCGATTTATGGTAAAACGCATATTTGA
- a CDS encoding CreA family protein, with product MKKWLVLTAALCLAACGKETDKIGEASTVFNVLGKNDRIEVEAFDDPDVRGVSCFLSYAKKGGLKETVNLEEDASDASVSCVQTAPMVEYNENAVAKPRKVFKRNASFAFKSLQIVRYYDAKRKAFAYLVYSDKIVQGSPKNSLSAFSCAGAPAINPQVVQNQPNKQIHGGCIVEVSVNK from the coding sequence ATGAAAAAATGGCTTGTACTAACAGCTGCATTGTGTTTGGCAGCATGTGGCAAGGAAACAGATAAAATTGGCGAGGCTTCTACCGTATTCAATGTGTTGGGTAAAAATGACCGCATTGAAGTGGAAGCATTTGATGACCCAGATGTGCGTGGTGTCTCATGCTTTTTATCTTATGCAAAAAAAGGAGGCTTAAAAGAAACAGTTAATTTAGAAGAAGATGCGTCCGATGCCAGCGTTTCTTGTGTGCAAACTGCGCCAATGGTGGAATACAATGAAAATGCGGTGGCTAAACCACGTAAGGTATTTAAACGTAACGCAAGTTTTGCATTTAAGAGTTTGCAAATCGTGCGTTATTATGATGCCAAGCGTAAGGCGTTTGCGTATTTGGTGTATAGCGATAAGATTGTGCAAGGTTCGCCAAAAAATTCTTTGAGTGCATTTAGTTGTGCTGGCGCACCTGCTATCAATCCACAAGTAGTGCAAAATCAGCCAAATAAACAAATACATGGTGGCTGCATTGTGGAAGTTTCAGTAAATAAATAG
- the scpB gene encoding SMC-Scp complex subunit ScpB: MNQTPTPDALIEAALLTHTEPLSEREMRELCDPHLSQDKLIDVLSALKLRWHNRALQLVHSAQGWRFQIAPSAFERLGSLHEQRTPRYSRAVLETLAIIAYQQPVTRGDIEAIRGVSVSQNVIQTLQERGWIEIIGQRDTIGKPALWATTKQFLADLQLETLADLPPLTELGELVLPETLTILPTDDE, from the coding sequence ATGAATCAAACTCCCACGCCCGATGCGCTGATTGAAGCTGCTTTGCTCACCCATACCGAACCTTTAAGTGAACGTGAAATGCGCGAATTATGCGACCCTCATTTATCGCAAGACAAATTGATTGACGTATTAAGCGCACTCAAATTACGTTGGCATAATCGTGCTCTACAACTGGTGCACAGCGCACAAGGCTGGCGGTTTCAAATTGCACCAAGCGCATTTGAACGATTAGGTAGTCTGCACGAACAGCGTACGCCTCGTTATTCACGTGCTGTTTTGGAAACTTTGGCGATTATTGCGTACCAACAACCCGTTACACGCGGTGATATTGAAGCCATTCGCGGTGTCAGCGTATCACAAAATGTCATACAGACGTTACAAGAACGCGGCTGGATTGAAATTATTGGGCAGCGTGATACGATTGGTAAACCCGCATTATGGGCGACCACTAAGCAATTTTTAGCTGATTTGCAACTGGAAACACTCGCTGATTTGCCGCCGCTTACAGAATTGGGTGAATTGGTGTTACCTGAAACATTGACCATTTTACCAACTGATGATGAGTAA
- a CDS encoding 5'-nucleotidase, lipoprotein e(P4) family, which produces MKKLIATIAFSTLLLNGCASNFDNKAETIHANKQLQQHTLFGINWVQQSGEYQALAHQAFNVAKMAFMHSKASEGKKRAVVVDLDETMLDNSLHAGWQIRNGMSFDPKVWTRWVNARQSRAISGAVEFSHFVNNNGGKIFYVSNRTDTDEKQATIDDMKRLGFSGVDEQSLLLKKDKSNKSPRFAEIEQQGYEIVLYVGDNLNDFSDAPYKKQNAERKAFVEAHKDDFGKKFIILPNPSYGDWEGGLAPDYFKGDALNRVKIREQAIEAWDGK; this is translated from the coding sequence ATGAAAAAATTAATAGCTACAATCGCTTTTTCTACTTTATTATTAAATGGTTGTGCATCAAATTTTGATAATAAAGCAGAAACAATCCATGCAAATAAGCAGTTACAACAACATACGCTATTCGGTATTAACTGGGTGCAGCAATCAGGAGAGTATCAAGCATTGGCACATCAAGCATTTAATGTTGCCAAAATGGCGTTTATGCACAGTAAAGCCAGTGAAGGCAAAAAACGTGCTGTTGTGGTAGATTTGGATGAAACCATGCTAGATAACAGTCTGCATGCAGGTTGGCAAATTCGCAATGGTATGAGCTTTGATCCTAAAGTGTGGACTCGTTGGGTCAATGCGCGACAAAGCCGTGCAATTTCAGGAGCTGTAGAATTTAGTCATTTTGTTAATAATAACGGGGGTAAAATTTTTTATGTATCTAATCGCACAGATACTGATGAAAAACAAGCGACAATTGATGATATGAAACGCTTGGGATTTAGTGGTGTTGATGAACAATCATTGTTATTGAAAAAAGATAAATCCAATAAATCGCCACGTTTTGCTGAAATTGAACAGCAAGGCTATGAAATTGTGTTGTATGTTGGTGATAATTTAAATGACTTTAGTGATGCGCCTTATAAGAAACAAAATGCCGAACGCAAAGCTTTTGTTGAGGCTCATAAAGATGATTTCGGTAAAAAATTCATCATATTACCTAATCCAAGTTATGGAGATTGGGAAGGTGGCTTGGCACCCGATTATTTCAAAGGTGATGCTCTCAATCGCGTTAAAATTCGTGAACAAGCCATTGAAGCTTGGGATGGTAAATAA
- the gdhA gene encoding NADP-specific glutamate dehydrogenase, with the protein MSDLNALFQQLKQRDPNQPEFHQAVEEVFGSLQPFLAKNPKYTQQGLLERIVEPERVIMFRVSWVDDKGQVQVNRGYRVQMSSAIGPYKGGLRFHPTVNLGVLKFLAFEQVFKNALTTLPMGGGKGGSDFDPKGKSDGEVMRFCQAFMSELYRHIGADTDVPAGDIGVGGREIGFLFGQYKKLSNEFTSVLTGKGLVYGGSLIRPEATGYGTVYFADSMLKTKGDSMAGKRVIISGSGNVAQYAAEKSIQLGAKVLTVSDSNGFVKFADSGMNETQLAALIELKEVRRERLSVYAKEQGLEYFEGKKPWGVACDVALPCATQNELDENDAKTLLANGVKCVAEGANMPATLGAVEAFIKAQILYAPGKASNAGGVATSGLEMSQNAMRLSWAREEVDSRLFNIMADIHENCVANGKEGDFVNYVNGANIAGFKKVADAMLLQGIV; encoded by the coding sequence ATGAGCGATTTGAACGCTTTATTCCAACAACTGAAACAACGTGACCCCAATCAACCTGAATTTCACCAAGCAGTAGAAGAAGTATTTGGTAGTTTGCAACCTTTCTTGGCAAAAAATCCTAAATACACACAACAAGGTTTGTTAGAGCGCATTGTTGAACCTGAACGTGTGATTATGTTTCGCGTGTCTTGGGTAGATGACAAAGGTCAAGTGCAAGTAAATCGTGGTTATCGTGTGCAAATGAGTTCAGCGATTGGTCCTTACAAAGGTGGATTGCGTTTCCATCCAACCGTTAATTTGGGTGTGTTGAAATTTTTAGCATTTGAACAAGTTTTCAAAAATGCTTTGACTACTTTGCCAATGGGTGGCGGTAAAGGTGGTTCAGATTTTGACCCCAAAGGTAAATCTGATGGCGAAGTAATGCGTTTTTGCCAAGCATTTATGAGTGAATTGTACCGCCATATTGGTGCGGATACAGACGTACCTGCTGGCGACATTGGTGTGGGTGGTCGTGAAATTGGTTTCTTATTTGGTCAATACAAAAAATTGTCTAATGAATTCACATCTGTATTAACTGGTAAGGGTTTGGTATATGGCGGTAGCCTGATTCGTCCAGAAGCAACTGGTTACGGTACAGTTTACTTTGCTGACAGCATGTTAAAAACCAAAGGTGACAGCATGGCTGGTAAACGTGTCATCATTTCAGGCAGTGGTAACGTAGCGCAATATGCGGCTGAAAAATCTATTCAGTTGGGTGCGAAAGTATTGACTGTATCTGATTCCAATGGTTTTGTAAAATTTGCTGATAGTGGCATGAATGAAACACAACTGGCTGCATTGATTGAATTGAAAGAAGTTCGTCGTGAACGTTTGTCTGTATATGCAAAAGAACAAGGTTTAGAATATTTTGAGGGTAAAAAACCTTGGGGTGTGGCTTGTGATGTGGCATTGCCTTGCGCGACTCAAAATGAGTTGGACGAAAATGATGCGAAAACATTGTTGGCAAATGGCGTGAAATGTGTGGCAGAAGGTGCTAATATGCCTGCTACTTTGGGTGCGGTTGAAGCATTTATTAAAGCACAAATTTTGTATGCTCCTGGTAAAGCCTCTAATGCGGGTGGCGTAGCAACTTCTGGTTTAGAAATGAGCCAAAATGCAATGCGTTTATCTTGGGCGCGCGAAGAAGTGGATTCTCGCTTGTTTAACATTATGGCAGATATTCATGAAAACTGTGTCGCCAATGGTAAAGAAGGCGATTTTGTGAATTATGTAAACGGTGCGAATATTGCTGGTTTCAAGAAAGTGGCTGATGCTATGTTATTGCAAGGTATTGTGTAA
- the pnp gene encoding polyribonucleotide nucleotidyltransferase, whose product MFNKHIKSFQYGNHTVTLETGEMARQAAGAVKVSMGDTVVFVAVTTNKEVKEGQDFFPLTVDYFERTYAAGRIPGGFFKREGKQSEKEILTSRLIDRPIRPLFPEGFYHDVQIVAMVVSCDPEIDSDIPAMIGASAALVLSGVPFAGPIGAARVGYANGQYLLNPSKTELRTSQLDLVVAGTAQAVLMVESEADILPEDVMLGAVVYGHEQMQTVIRAINEFAAEVNPEVWDWKAPEPNTDLIAKVKDISGSLIAEAFKIRQKQARVAKLDEAWAAVEAALINEETDTLAKNEIKGIFKQLEADVVRGQILAGQPRIDGRDTRTVRPLNIQTNVLPRTHGSALFTRGETQALAVATLGTARDEQIIDALSGEYTDRFMLHYNFPPYSTGEVGRVGAPKRREIGHGRLAKRALVAVLPKPEDFSYTMRVVSEITESNGSSSMASVCGGCLSLLSAGVPLKAHVAGIAMGLILEDNKFAVLTDILGDEDHLGDMDFKVAGTTGGVTALQMDIKIQGITKEIMQVALIQAKEARLHILAQMQEAVAGPQELSQHAPRLYTMKINPDKIREVIGKGGETIRGITAETGTEINIAEDGTVTIAATTAEAGEAAKARIEMITAEVEVGKVYEGQVIKLLDNNVGAIVTIMPGKDGLVHISQIAHERVRNVSDYLQVGQTVQVKALEVDERGRVRLSMKALLPQPEQQTASIEE is encoded by the coding sequence ATGTTCAACAAACACATTAAATCTTTCCAATACGGCAATCACACTGTAACACTAGAAACAGGCGAAATGGCACGCCAAGCGGCAGGTGCGGTTAAAGTTTCTATGGGCGATACCGTTGTTTTCGTTGCCGTTACCACTAATAAAGAAGTTAAAGAAGGGCAAGACTTTTTCCCATTAACAGTGGATTATTTTGAACGTACTTATGCCGCAGGTCGCATTCCGGGTGGCTTTTTCAAACGTGAAGGCAAACAAAGCGAAAAAGAAATTTTGACCAGCCGCTTGATTGACCGCCCTATTCGCCCATTGTTTCCCGAAGGTTTCTACCATGATGTGCAAATTGTTGCCATGGTAGTTTCATGCGACCCTGAAATTGACAGCGATATTCCTGCCATGATTGGCGCATCTGCCGCTTTGGTGTTGAGCGGCGTACCGTTTGCAGGTCCAATCGGCGCAGCGCGTGTCGGTTATGCCAATGGTCAATATTTGTTGAATCCAAGCAAAACCGAATTGCGCACTTCACAATTGGATTTGGTGGTGGCAGGTACCGCGCAAGCCGTGTTGATGGTGGAATCCGAAGCCGACATCTTGCCCGAAGACGTGATGTTGGGTGCGGTGGTGTACGGTCATGAACAAATGCAAACTGTGATTCGCGCCATTAACGAATTTGCTGCCGAAGTGAACCCCGAAGTTTGGGATTGGAAAGCCCCTGAACCAAACACCGATTTAATCGCCAAAGTGAAAGACATTTCAGGCAGCCTGATTGCCGAAGCTTTCAAAATCCGCCAAAAACAAGCGCGTGTGGCGAAATTGGACGAAGCATGGGCAGCCGTTGAAGCCGCTTTGATTAACGAAGAAACCGACACGCTCGCCAAAAACGAAATCAAGGGCATTTTCAAACAGTTGGAAGCGGACGTGGTACGCGGTCAAATCTTGGCAGGTCAGCCACGCATTGACGGTCGTGATACGCGCACCGTGCGCCCATTGAACATTCAAACCAATGTTTTGCCACGCACACACGGTTCAGCATTGTTCACACGCGGCGAAACGCAAGCCTTGGCGGTAGCAACTTTGGGTACGGCGCGTGATGAGCAAATCATTGACGCATTGAGCGGCGAATACACCGACCGCTTTATGTTGCACTACAATTTCCCACCGTATTCTACGGGCGAAGTGGGTCGCGTGGGCGCACCGAAACGCCGTGAAATCGGTCATGGTCGCTTGGCAAAACGCGCTTTGGTAGCCGTATTGCCCAAACCCGAAGATTTCAGCTACACCATGCGCGTGGTTTCCGAGATTACCGAATCCAACGGTTCGTCATCTATGGCGAGCGTGTGTGGCGGTTGTTTGAGCTTGTTGTCGGCAGGTGTGCCTTTGAAAGCGCACGTTGCAGGCATCGCCATGGGCTTGATTTTGGAAGACAATAAATTTGCCGTATTGACCGATATTTTGGGCGATGAAGACCATTTGGGCGACATGGATTTCAAAGTAGCAGGTACGACCGGAGGCGTAACCGCTTTGCAAATGGACATTAAAATTCAAGGCATTACCAAAGAAATCATGCAGGTAGCCTTGATTCAAGCCAAAGAAGCACGTTTGCACATTTTGGCGCAAATGCAGGAAGCCGTTGCGGGCCCACAAGAATTGTCGCAACACGCGCCACGTTTGTACACGATGAAAATCAACCCCGATAAAATCCGCGAAGTGATTGGCAAAGGCGGTGAAACCATTCGCGGCATCACTGCGGAAACAGGTACAGAAATTAATATTGCCGAAGATGGCACAGTAACCATTGCGGCTACTACCGCCGAAGCAGGCGAAGCAGCAAAAGCACGCATTGAAATGATTACTGCCGAAGTGGAAGTGGGTAAAGTGTACGAAGGTCAAGTGATTAAATTGCTGGACAACAATGTTGGCGCGATTGTAACCATTATGCCAGGCAAAGATGGCTTGGTGCATATCAGCCAAATTGCGCATGAACGTGTACGCAATGTGAGCGATTATTTGCAAGTCGGTCAAACCGTGCAAGTGAAAGCATTGGAAGTAGATGAGCGTGGTCGTGTGCGTTTGTCTATGAAAGCATTGTTGCCACAGCCTGAACAACAAACTGCTTCTATTGAAGAATAA